Genomic window (Armatimonadota bacterium):
TGGCCCACCCTGTGGAGTGGGTGCGGCGGCCGGCGGGGGAGCGGGGCGGCGTGGCCCGGACGGAGGGCGGCGTGCGTCTGCTGCTGAACCGGGACTACCCGTTCACCTCAGTAGGCGAGCGCCGGTGGGTCATCGCGGAGGAGCTGGCCCACGCCGTGCTCGGCCACACCGCGCTGGCGGCCAGCCCGGCCCCGGGCGCCCCGGACCGCCTCCTCGAAGCGGAACGGGCGCGGGAGGAGCGGGAGGCCCGGGCCTTTGCCGCCGAGCTGCTGATGCCGGCCGGAGAGGTCCGCCAGCGGTTCCGGCGGTACCAGGCCCTGCTGGCGGTGCCGTCCGGGCGGGCCGAGCGTGAGGAGGCCGCGCGGCGGGCGGTAGGGGAGCTGGCGCGGGAGTTCCAGGTGACGCCCGCCGCCATGCGCGTCCGGCTGGAGGAACTGGGACTCCTGCGTTGAGGAACAAAACAAGCTGCCGGAGGCTACGCCTCCGGCAGCGATCCCTGGCAGGGGCGGAGGGACTCGAACCCCCAGCACCGGTTTTGGAGACCGGCCGCTTGCCTATTAACGAACGCCCCTGCGGCCGACGACCTCAGTATAGGGCGCGTCCCGACCGGCTGACAACGCTCAGCGGGTCTCCTTGTGCGGCGTGTGCTTCCGGCACCACCGGCAGTACTTTCTCAGCTCCAGGCGGTCCGGATCATTCTTCTTGTTCTTGGTCGTGACGTAGTTCCGCCGCTTGCACACGGAACACGCCAGCGTGATCACATCCCTCGGCATCCTCGTCCATCCCCTCTAGACGCTCACCGCGCCACGGCGGGACCGCAGGCCGGGGAGG
Coding sequences:
- the rpmG gene encoding 50S ribosomal protein L33; its protein translation is MPRDVITLACSVCKRRNYVTTKNKKNDPDRLELRKYCRWCRKHTPHKETR
- a CDS encoding ImmA/IrrE family metallo-endopeptidase; the protein is MRWCPVCGEEMGPEFASPCEDPVAWTCPACGTLQLETGGRPFTPEQAEVIREIGRRSVEAPAAAADRPAVRTAREVRSAFGLGVPVDVEQVAALLAHPVEWVRRPAGERGGVARTEGGVRLLLNRDYPFTSVGERRWVIAEELAHAVLGHTALAASPAPGAPDRLLEAERAREEREARAFAAELLMPAGEVRQRFRRYQALLAVPSGRAEREEAARRAVGELAREFQVTPAAMRVRLEELGLLR